One region of Duncaniella freteri genomic DNA includes:
- the pth gene encoding aminoacyl-tRNA hydrolase has translation MKYLIVGLGNIGSEYAGTRHNAGFMIADALAATAGATFSTERYGDIAHMRVKNAQITILKPSTYMNLSGNAVRYWKDKEGIETENILVLVDDCALPFGAIRVKPSGSDAGHNGLKNIAQMLGTQAYARLRFGIGNDFPRGAQIDYVLGHFTPEELTAMTPRIDIAIDAIKAFCLAGIQNAMCNYNNK, from the coding sequence ATGAAATACCTCATAGTCGGTCTCGGCAACATCGGTTCCGAATATGCCGGCACACGGCACAACGCCGGATTCATGATAGCCGACGCGCTCGCGGCAACTGCCGGAGCGACATTCTCCACCGAGCGTTACGGCGACATTGCACATATGCGCGTGAAGAACGCTCAGATCACCATCCTAAAGCCATCCACCTACATGAACCTCTCAGGCAATGCCGTGAGATACTGGAAAGACAAGGAAGGGATAGAGACCGAAAACATCCTCGTGCTCGTCGACGACTGCGCCCTGCCCTTCGGAGCCATACGCGTCAAGCCATCCGGAAGCGATGCCGGACACAACGGACTTAAGAACATTGCCCAGATGCTCGGCACTCAGGCATATGCACGCCTGCGTTTCGGCATAGGCAACGACTTTCCGCGCGGCGCACAGATCGACTACGTCCTCGGGCACTTCACCCCTGAAGAACTCACAGCCATGACCCCACGCATCGATATCGCTATTGATGCCATAAAGGCATTCTGCCTCGCAGGAATACAGAACGCAATGTGCAACTACAATAACAAGTGA
- a CDS encoding GDSL-type esterase/lipase family protein produces MTLHNNYTTKTLLISALLGAASWISVGAANPVAGLDATANNETPISDISDHRTCTAEIPDETDDIDIPIPSFIRTNSNHIIYNGADWSGLRKAFLESTTSPVSIVHIGDSHIQADISTGTTRELLQYDFGNAGRGLVSPLKMSGTNEPLDYTFQSRNPWNPVKLMSSTWRQTVGFTGTSIRPTSNTSEITVGTSGKDDYNPFSSVTIFHNGRFVIKDISGEEGERLQYRAIPSRDYTQIMLPAPHTKITINFTSAGDLTVFGATLSGDRPGLFYHSIGNNGAAYETYNRIGNVGAGISPLKPHLVIISLGTNEAFGRLNTESFTRSVDRLVKNIRTANPDALLLLTTPMECQKSITTKKRVKVRGKSRNGRKGKLRTVTRSSRSYTVNKNIAPLRQAILEYGKKNGVAIYDWYEVAGGQGASSSWISNGLFANDRVHHSHKGYNLEGRMLYEALLDALRTSD; encoded by the coding sequence ATGACACTGCATAACAACTACACGACCAAAACATTACTCATTTCAGCACTTCTCGGAGCCGCATCGTGGATCTCTGTAGGAGCAGCAAACCCTGTTGCCGGACTTGACGCAACAGCCAATAACGAGACACCGATCTCCGACATATCCGATCACCGTACATGCACAGCGGAAATCCCCGACGAAACGGACGACATCGACATCCCGATACCGTCATTCATCCGCACCAACTCCAACCATATAATATACAACGGAGCCGACTGGTCAGGATTACGCAAGGCATTCCTTGAGAGTACCACCTCACCGGTGTCGATAGTGCATATCGGCGATTCCCACATCCAAGCTGACATAAGCACCGGAACCACACGTGAACTACTGCAATACGACTTCGGCAATGCTGGCCGCGGGCTGGTGTCACCGCTTAAGATGAGCGGCACCAACGAGCCTCTCGACTACACATTTCAAAGCCGTAACCCATGGAACCCAGTGAAACTCATGAGCTCCACATGGCGACAGACAGTAGGCTTCACCGGCACATCCATACGCCCTACAAGCAACACATCGGAAATCACAGTCGGTACATCAGGTAAAGACGACTACAACCCTTTCAGCTCCGTGACCATATTTCATAACGGACGCTTCGTAATAAAAGATATAAGCGGAGAGGAGGGAGAGAGGCTACAGTACCGCGCCATACCGTCACGCGACTACACCCAGATAATGCTCCCGGCACCACACACAAAAATCACTATCAACTTCACCTCTGCCGGTGATCTCACTGTGTTCGGAGCCACACTCTCAGGCGACCGTCCAGGTCTATTCTATCACTCCATCGGCAACAACGGAGCTGCCTATGAGACATACAACCGCATAGGGAATGTAGGTGCAGGCATAAGCCCGCTCAAGCCTCATCTCGTGATAATATCACTCGGCACAAACGAGGCTTTCGGACGACTAAACACCGAATCGTTCACACGTTCTGTGGACCGTCTTGTCAAAAACATACGCACTGCCAACCCTGATGCCCTGCTCCTTCTCACAACACCAATGGAATGCCAAAAAAGCATCACAACTAAAAAAAGAGTAAAGGTAAGAGGGAAAAGCCGTAATGGACGCAAAGGCAAACTCCGCACCGTAACACGCTCGTCACGATCCTATACGGTCAACAAAAACATCGCCCCTCTACGTCAGGCAATTCTCGAATACGGAAAGAAGAACGGCGTAGCAATCTACGACTGGTATGAAGTGGCGGGAGGTCAAGGCGCAAGCTCATCCTGGATAAGCAACGGACTATTTGCCAACGACCGGGTGCATCACTCCCACAAAGGATACAATCTCGAAGGGCGCATGCTATACGAAGCTCTCCTGGATGCCCTTCGCACATCCGACTAA
- a CDS encoding chorismate-binding protein: MLITPLQTEAAEECLRRNIPFVLYAMPGQDTCRFMASLPNSDGECRHSHTDNADSFFISRFIADEPYMAGISHDMDEGGIIDFIASCPDVKGAPSAELPYLTSTRRISYNQAFEGMTRRLKKEGGKVVLSRHESIFTTRHLLDSALDYFSSSPSTFRYLTYTPETGIWLGATPELLLETDPHSGEIRTMALAGTRPSDTEESEWDTKNLMEHGVVVNFISDILRSHHLKVDTGGTQEITAGAVTHLCTPITATGTVNDITAIINDLNPTPAVAGFPRDKAISEIDYFETHQRRCYSGIVGVHESNEWHVFVNLRCAFTARATLDGAEGWLFNIYAGGGLMPDSRLDDEWDETDRKMSALRSTLSSSSSAVTVNPTKAKILY, from the coding sequence ATGCTGATAACTCCACTCCAGACAGAAGCTGCCGAAGAATGCCTCAGACGCAACATACCGTTTGTGCTCTATGCCATGCCCGGACAGGACACCTGCCGGTTCATGGCAAGCCTGCCCAACTCCGACGGCGAATGCCGACATTCCCATACTGACAACGCCGACAGCTTCTTCATAAGCAGATTCATTGCCGACGAGCCGTATATGGCAGGCATAAGCCACGACATGGACGAAGGTGGAATTATCGACTTCATTGCCTCCTGTCCCGATGTGAAAGGTGCGCCGTCAGCCGAACTGCCATACCTTACATCGACACGCCGCATAAGTTATAATCAGGCATTCGAAGGCATGACACGCCGTCTTAAGAAAGAGGGCGGCAAGGTGGTGCTTTCTCGTCACGAATCCATCTTCACCACACGCCATCTTCTTGACTCTGCCCTGGATTACTTCTCATCCTCACCATCCACATTCCGCTATCTCACATACACGCCTGAGACCGGTATATGGCTCGGGGCAACACCTGAACTTCTGCTTGAGACCGATCCGCATTCGGGCGAGATCCGCACAATGGCTCTTGCAGGGACCCGTCCGAGCGACACTGAAGAGAGCGAATGGGACACTAAGAACCTTATGGAGCATGGGGTCGTAGTCAACTTCATATCCGATATACTCCGGTCACACCACCTGAAAGTGGATACCGGCGGCACTCAGGAAATCACAGCCGGAGCTGTAACCCATCTGTGCACCCCGATCACAGCAACAGGCACTGTCAACGACATTACTGCTATAATCAACGACCTTAATCCAACACCCGCCGTAGCAGGATTCCCGAGGGACAAAGCCATCAGCGAGATCGATTACTTCGAGACCCATCAGCGCAGATGCTACAGCGGTATAGTAGGCGTACATGAGAGCAATGAATGGCATGTGTTTGTCAATCTCCGTTGTGCATTTACCGCACGAGCCACACTTGACGGAGCAGAGGGATGGCTATTTAACATATATGCCGGAGGAGGACTTATGCCAGATTCCCGTCTTGATGACGAATGGGACGAGACCGACCGCAAAATGTCGGCTCTGCGATCAACCCTTAGCTCCTCATCATCGGCAGTGACCGTCAATCCTACCAAAGCCAAAATCCTGTACTGA
- the ftsY gene encoding signal recognition particle-docking protein FtsY, translated as MGLFDLFSRKKEKKETLDKGLEKTQRGLFDRISHAIAGKSTVDDDVLDNLEEVFVTSDVGVDTTLRIIDRLQARVAKDKYVGASELNRLLCEEISEMLAENGETSSLDDFSLPEGNRPHVIMVVGVNGVGKTTTIGKMAAQFKRAGNKVVLGAADTFRAAAIEQLEEWGRRADVPVVKQKLGADPASVAFDTLQSAIANNADVVIIDTAGRLHNKKGLMDELTKVRNVMQKLIPDAPHEVLLVLDGSTGQNAFEQARQFVAATQVNELAITKLDGTAKGGVVIGISDQFKIPVKYIGLGEKIDDLQVFDKRAFVESLFGEKK; from the coding sequence ATGGGACTATTTGACCTGTTTTCGCGCAAGAAAGAGAAGAAAGAAACCCTTGACAAAGGGCTTGAAAAGACTCAGCGCGGACTATTTGACCGCATCTCTCATGCCATCGCCGGGAAATCTACTGTCGATGACGATGTGCTCGACAATCTCGAAGAGGTGTTCGTCACCTCCGACGTAGGTGTCGACACCACTCTGCGCATCATCGACCGCCTCCAGGCACGTGTTGCCAAGGACAAGTACGTGGGAGCGTCAGAGCTCAACCGACTCCTGTGTGAAGAGATATCCGAGATGCTTGCCGAGAACGGCGAGACATCATCACTCGATGACTTCTCTCTTCCCGAAGGGAACCGCCCCCATGTAATAATGGTGGTGGGTGTGAACGGTGTGGGAAAGACTACGACCATAGGCAAGATGGCAGCCCAGTTCAAACGGGCCGGCAACAAAGTCGTGCTCGGAGCAGCCGACACTTTCCGTGCCGCCGCAATTGAGCAGCTTGAGGAATGGGGCCGCCGAGCCGATGTGCCTGTAGTGAAACAGAAACTTGGTGCTGACCCTGCATCAGTGGCTTTCGACACACTCCAAAGCGCGATAGCTAACAACGCTGATGTTGTAATAATCGATACCGCAGGCCGTCTGCACAACAAGAAAGGCCTCATGGACGAGCTCACCAAGGTGAGAAACGTAATGCAGAAACTTATCCCGGACGCTCCTCATGAGGTGCTCCTCGTGCTCGACGGCTCAACAGGACAGAACGCCTTCGAGCAAGCCCGGCAGTTTGTGGCTGCAACCCAGGTCAATGAGCTCGCGATCACGAAGCTCGACGGCACAGCCAAGGGCGGAGTGGTAATCGGCATAAGCGACCAGTTCAAGATACCGGTCAAATACATCGGACTCGGCGAGAAGATCGACGATCTGCAAGTGTTCGACAAACGCGCTTTCGTGGAATCACTCTTCGGAGAAAAGAAATGA
- a CDS encoding 50S ribosomal protein L25/general stress protein Ctc: protein MKTFQLNAEARTDLGKKAAKELRKNNLIPVVLNGGSIIELPFAGTLKPGEKIIEISNGKGIITTDLVVKAEDVRKLVYTPDIFAIELTVNGEKRNAVLKDIQFHPVKDNILHIDLLEVFDNKPVTIEVPVKLEGHAEGVKAGGKLTLSMKKIKVKAVYTQIPERVVINVDSLGLGKTMQIGDLHFEGLELVNAKNAVVCAVQLTRAARGAQANAQ from the coding sequence ATGAAAACATTTCAGCTCAACGCCGAAGCCCGCACCGATCTGGGCAAGAAGGCTGCAAAAGAACTCCGTAAGAACAACCTCATCCCCGTTGTGCTCAACGGCGGCAGCATCATCGAGCTCCCCTTCGCAGGAACTCTCAAGCCCGGCGAGAAGATCATTGAAATCAGCAACGGCAAGGGCATCATCACTACTGACCTCGTTGTAAAGGCTGAGGATGTACGCAAGCTCGTGTACACCCCCGACATCTTCGCTATAGAGCTCACTGTCAACGGCGAGAAGCGCAACGCTGTCCTCAAGGACATCCAGTTCCACCCTGTAAAGGACAACATCCTTCACATCGACCTTCTCGAAGTATTCGACAACAAGCCTGTCACCATCGAGGTTCCTGTTAAGCTCGAAGGCCACGCTGAAGGTGTGAAGGCCGGTGGTAAGCTCACACTCTCCATGAAGAAGATCAAAGTAAAGGCTGTATACACCCAGATCCCCGAGCGTGTTGTCATCAACGTTGACTCACTCGGCCTCGGCAAGACAATGCAGATCGGCGACCTCCACTTCGAGGGTCTCGAACTCGTCAATGCCAAGAACGCAGTCGTATGCGCCGTTCAGCTCACACGTGCTGCCCGTGGTGCTCAGGCTAACGCCCAGTAA
- a CDS encoding GNAT family N-acetyltransferase, with product MSKRDDIIRIWRESFSDSREYVSMYFDRVYRDDEALTYVDDNGVTVSSLLLQQFRMTFHGAEVPVSYLAGAATRRSHRGKGYMSKLMREALEVSAQRGDMLCSLIPARSALYYYYKRFGFSTVFFTKEQRFTSLHSFPVKNEYHAVEDIADDDVWDAFDRFQHKRESYITHTRRDMDNIRADLDSDSGDFVAMAADDEDSGPRIVSMAWAVRLDDLLLVKDVMGEDDEARTAALRRLRELHPGVPFLLLGRPGDTMGGRLMPRGMARVVNAGLLLETVAQANPKWASRIRVTDPLLPQVNSHTYIIKGGRCEIDDSYSGRLDMDVPIDVLGDVAFSSSEIGDIMCFPSVRPMISLMLD from the coding sequence ATGAGCAAGAGAGATGATATTATAAGAATATGGCGTGAGAGTTTCAGCGATTCTCGTGAATATGTGTCGATGTATTTTGACCGTGTTTATCGCGATGACGAGGCACTCACTTATGTGGATGATAACGGTGTCACAGTCAGCAGTCTGCTTCTACAGCAGTTCCGTATGACCTTTCACGGTGCCGAGGTGCCTGTCAGCTATTTGGCCGGAGCCGCTACGCGCAGGTCTCATCGAGGCAAAGGATATATGTCGAAACTGATGCGCGAGGCTCTTGAAGTCTCGGCACAGAGGGGGGATATGCTTTGTTCGCTTATCCCTGCGAGAAGCGCGCTGTATTATTACTATAAGCGTTTCGGGTTCTCGACCGTGTTCTTCACCAAGGAGCAGCGTTTCACATCGCTTCATTCATTCCCTGTAAAAAATGAATACCATGCGGTTGAGGATATAGCCGACGATGATGTGTGGGATGCGTTTGACCGCTTCCAGCACAAGCGCGAAAGCTACATTACACACACTCGCAGGGATATGGACAACATTCGAGCTGATCTTGACAGCGATAGTGGTGACTTTGTGGCTATGGCTGCTGACGATGAGGACTCTGGTCCGCGCATCGTATCTATGGCATGGGCAGTGAGGCTTGATGATCTTCTTCTCGTGAAGGATGTCATGGGTGAGGATGATGAGGCACGCACAGCCGCGCTACGCAGGCTCAGGGAGTTGCATCCCGGAGTGCCTTTCCTTCTTCTCGGTCGTCCGGGTGACACCATGGGCGGAAGGCTCATGCCAAGAGGCATGGCGCGTGTGGTGAATGCGGGCTTGCTGCTGGAGACTGTGGCACAAGCCAATCCGAAATGGGCATCACGCATACGCGTCACGGACCCTCTTCTCCCTCAGGTGAATTCTCATACTTACATCATCAAAGGTGGCAGGTGTGAGATTGACGACAGCTATTCAGGGCGTCTTGACATGGACGTCCCTATAGATGTGCTCGGAGATGTGGCGTTCTCGTCCTCGGAGATAGGCGATATAATGTGTTTCCCATCGGTAAGACCCATGATAAGCCTTATGCTGGACTGA
- a CDS encoding RNA-binding S4 domain-containing protein, translating to MNEVRIDKWMWAMRIFKTRTIATDACKKGRVLMGGVAVKPSRTIKEGDIINVRKPPVTYSFRVKALAQNRLGAKLVPEYMENITPKSELDLLDVVRISGFIDRRKGLGRPTKREGRDLAEFTDSLSDGWDIDFLDDDDE from the coding sequence ATGAACGAAGTACGTATAGACAAATGGATGTGGGCGATGCGCATATTCAAGACACGCACCATAGCTACTGACGCGTGCAAGAAGGGGCGCGTGCTGATGGGAGGAGTTGCCGTGAAACCCTCACGCACCATCAAGGAAGGTGACATAATCAATGTGCGCAAACCGCCGGTCACCTACTCTTTCCGCGTCAAGGCTTTGGCGCAGAACCGTCTTGGAGCCAAACTGGTGCCGGAATATATGGAGAACATCACGCCAAAGAGCGAACTTGATCTCCTCGATGTGGTACGCATATCAGGATTCATCGACCGCCGCAAAGGTCTCGGACGCCCCACCAAGCGTGAAGGCCGTGACCTCGCCGAATTCACCGATTCCCTCTCCGACGGATGGGACATCGACTTCCTCGACGATGACGACGAATAA
- the yihA gene encoding ribosome biogenesis GTP-binding protein YihA/YsxC, whose translation MIINSARFEISNSTHSRCPQGMRHEYAFIGRSNVGKSSLINMLTGNSKLAKTSSTPGKTLLINHFLVNGEWYIVDLPGYGFAMRGKQQREQLETMIKGYILGREQMTNLFVLIDSRHEPMKIDIEFFNWLGENGVPFAIVFTKLDKLGNDAGRRKVQKYCNKLLESWEELPPVFLTSSEDGRGKEELLDYIEQLNKLPVGIEEE comes from the coding sequence ATGATTATTAATTCAGCACGGTTTGAGATATCCAATTCCACTCACTCGCGATGTCCGCAAGGTATGAGGCATGAGTATGCTTTCATCGGGCGAAGCAACGTGGGGAAATCATCTCTCATAAATATGCTTACCGGCAACAGCAAGCTTGCCAAGACATCCTCCACGCCTGGAAAGACCCTTCTGATAAATCATTTCCTTGTGAATGGAGAATGGTATATAGTCGACCTGCCCGGATATGGGTTCGCTATGCGTGGCAAGCAACAGCGTGAGCAGCTTGAGACTATGATAAAGGGTTATATCCTCGGTAGAGAGCAGATGACCAATCTTTTTGTGCTAATTGACTCTCGCCATGAGCCGATGAAGATAGACATTGAATTCTTCAACTGGCTTGGAGAGAATGGGGTGCCTTTCGCCATCGTGTTCACAAAGCTTGACAAGCTCGGCAATGATGCCGGACGCCGTAAGGTGCAGAAATACTGCAACAAGTTACTCGAATCCTGGGAAGAGCTTCCTCCTGTGTTCCTTACCTCAAGCGAGGATGGACGCGGTAAAGAGGAGCTGCTCGACTATATCGAGCAGCTCAACAAGCTTCCGGTCGGGATTGAGGAGGAATGA
- the rimO gene encoding 30S ribosomal protein S12 methylthiotransferase RimO, which yields MKGEKIAIISLGCSKNLVDSERLMRMLDSVGIEVVYPDTPASEASFMRSRKGKHVVINTCGFIGDAKEESINEILRWSKLRKSGRIDGLYVMGCLSQRYMEELPDEIPEVDRWYGKTDWHKLVSDLAKKHPGSVPYDRILTTPRHHAYLKIAEGCDRFCAFCAIPLITGRYTSRPVEEIVDEVKMLVDRGVKEFNVIAQDLTSYGSDLYGKPDIARLVEAISDVEGVEWIRLHYAYPNEFPMDLLDVMASRKNVCRYLDIALQHISDKVLSNMRRHITGAETRSLLAEIRRRVPGIHLRTTLMVGFPGEGEEEFRELMDFVREQRFERMGAFAYCEEDDTYAARHYDDCIPEDVKQDRLSRLMALQEEISAEIQESKTGTVQRVIIDREEADSYVGRTQYDSPEVDPEVLIEKSVTLKPGDYCNVKIKTAYPFELAGEVVI from the coding sequence ATGAAAGGCGAAAAGATAGCCATAATATCGCTCGGATGTTCCAAGAATCTCGTCGATTCGGAACGCCTCATGCGTATGCTCGACAGTGTAGGCATAGAAGTAGTGTACCCCGATACCCCCGCCTCGGAAGCATCTTTCATGCGCAGCCGTAAAGGCAAGCACGTGGTCATAAACACATGCGGATTCATTGGCGATGCCAAGGAGGAATCCATAAACGAGATACTGAGATGGTCGAAGCTTCGTAAATCAGGCAGGATTGACGGTCTTTACGTGATGGGATGCCTGTCACAACGCTACATGGAAGAACTTCCCGACGAGATCCCCGAAGTGGACCGATGGTACGGTAAGACCGACTGGCACAAGCTTGTCAGCGACCTTGCCAAGAAACATCCGGGGTCAGTCCCATACGACCGTATCCTCACCACGCCGCGTCACCACGCTTACCTGAAGATAGCCGAGGGGTGCGACCGTTTCTGCGCTTTCTGCGCCATCCCCCTCATCACAGGCCGATACACATCTCGCCCTGTAGAAGAAATTGTCGACGAAGTGAAGATGCTTGTGGACCGTGGTGTGAAGGAGTTCAACGTCATAGCACAGGACCTGACCTCCTACGGCAGCGACCTCTATGGCAAGCCCGATATAGCAAGGCTTGTCGAAGCCATATCCGATGTTGAAGGGGTAGAATGGATACGTCTCCACTACGCCTATCCCAACGAATTCCCTATGGATCTGCTTGATGTAATGGCATCCCGAAAAAATGTGTGCCGTTACCTCGACATAGCCCTGCAACACATATCCGACAAGGTGCTCTCCAACATGAGACGTCACATCACCGGAGCCGAAACCCGATCACTTCTCGCAGAGATACGCCGGCGTGTGCCAGGCATACATCTGCGCACCACACTGATGGTAGGATTCCCAGGTGAGGGGGAAGAGGAGTTCCGCGAGCTCATGGACTTTGTACGCGAACAGCGATTCGAGCGCATGGGGGCATTCGCCTACTGCGAAGAGGACGACACCTATGCGGCGCGTCATTATGACGACTGCATCCCCGAAGATGTGAAGCAGGACCGCCTCTCTCGCCTTATGGCTCTTCAGGAAGAGATCTCAGCCGAGATTCAGGAGAGCAAGACCGGCACCGTTCAGCGTGTCATAATCGACCGTGAAGAGGCTGACTCCTATGTGGGCCGCACACAGTACGACTCCCCCGAAGTAGACCCGGAAGTGTTGATAGAAAAATCCGTCACCCTGAAACCGGGGGACTATTGTAATGTTAAAATCAAGACGGCTTACCCCTTCGAACTCGCAGGGGAAGTCGTGATATGA
- a CDS encoding DUF4301 family protein — MLKPQDKELLAQKGISESDAEAQLSRFVTGFPYLKIKDAARVDAGIFRLSDEEVNAALDRWHEYLDHGGEVCKFVPASGAASRMFKALFEYVDGGTDELAEGTPVAKLIADIDKLPFIPELNAACEKLYGCALKELLDAGRNRDVIAAIVSAEGMNYGGLPKGLLKFHSYPEGSRTPVEEHLTEGAQTAANSKGEVHLHFTVSASHRDLFQAKLDEVIPQAEARTGKKFFVTMSEQKPSTDTIAANPDNTPFREDGHLLFRPGGHGALIQNLNDIKSAVVFIKNIDNVVPDARRADTIKYKEILGGLLLEVHDQIEDDLIALEEKDYTSSDLKGMVDYLKNVLNVNDARLDDMDDDSVAEYIKSKLNRPLRVCGMVRNEGEPGGGPFIAFNADGSSSPQILESNQVDPSNEEYMKMMATATHFNPVDLVCYIKDIHGKKFDLPSYVDHATGFISSKSSHGKELRAMELPGLWNGAMSDWNTVFVEVPVSTFNPVKTVNDLLRPAHQG; from the coding sequence ATGCTAAAACCTCAAGATAAAGAACTGCTTGCTCAGAAAGGTATCAGCGAGTCTGATGCTGAGGCGCAGCTGTCCCGGTTCGTGACAGGATTCCCATATTTAAAGATAAAAGATGCAGCGCGTGTTGACGCCGGCATATTCCGACTGTCGGATGAGGAGGTTAACGCCGCATTGGACAGATGGCATGAATATCTTGACCACGGAGGGGAGGTGTGCAAGTTCGTTCCTGCATCAGGGGCTGCTTCTCGTATGTTCAAGGCTCTTTTTGAGTATGTTGACGGCGGTACCGATGAGTTGGCTGAGGGGACCCCTGTGGCTAAGCTGATCGCCGATATAGACAAGCTTCCATTCATTCCTGAGCTTAATGCCGCTTGCGAAAAGCTGTATGGCTGTGCCTTGAAGGAGCTTCTTGATGCCGGCCGCAACCGGGATGTGATCGCAGCAATAGTAAGCGCGGAGGGCATGAACTACGGAGGTTTGCCAAAGGGGCTATTGAAATTCCACAGCTATCCCGAAGGGTCGCGCACTCCTGTAGAGGAACATCTCACAGAGGGGGCGCAGACAGCCGCCAACTCAAAGGGTGAGGTCCACCTGCATTTCACTGTGTCTGCCAGCCATCGTGATCTCTTCCAGGCTAAGCTTGACGAGGTGATACCTCAGGCTGAGGCACGCACAGGCAAGAAATTTTTTGTGACAATGAGCGAGCAGAAGCCATCTACCGATACCATAGCCGCTAATCCTGACAACACGCCGTTCCGGGAGGATGGGCACCTGCTGTTCCGTCCCGGAGGTCATGGCGCGCTCATACAGAATCTTAACGATATAAAAAGCGCGGTGGTGTTCATAAAGAACATCGACAATGTGGTGCCTGATGCACGCCGTGCCGATACGATTAAGTACAAGGAGATCCTTGGCGGACTTCTGCTTGAGGTTCACGACCAGATAGAGGATGACCTCATAGCCCTTGAAGAGAAGGATTATACATCATCCGACCTCAAAGGCATGGTCGACTATCTGAAAAATGTGCTGAATGTCAATGACGCTCGTCTTGATGATATGGACGATGACTCTGTGGCAGAGTATATTAAGAGTAAGCTCAACCGTCCCTTGCGAGTGTGTGGAATGGTTCGCAACGAGGGAGAACCGGGCGGAGGCCCGTTCATTGCATTCAATGCCGACGGATCTTCATCGCCGCAGATTCTTGAGAGCAATCAGGTCGATCCATCCAACGAGGAGTACATGAAGATGATGGCTACCGCTACTCACTTCAATCCTGTCGACCTTGTGTGCTACATCAAGGACATTCATGGCAAGAAGTTTGACCTGCCCTCGTATGTCGATCATGCTACAGGGTTTATTTCTTCGAAGTCGAGCCACGGTAAGGAGCTTCGTGCAATGGAGCTGCCTGGATTGTGGAACGGTGCTATGAGCGATTGGAACACAGTGTTTGTGGAGGTGCCTGTCTCCACTTTCAATCCTGTGAAGACCGTAAACGATCTGCTGCGTCCAGCCCACCAGGGATAA